The Phragmites australis chromosome 13, lpPhrAust1.1, whole genome shotgun sequence DNA window TAGTTTTGGGATTTTGGCTGCGATTTTAGAGGCTATTAATCCCAATTTGGAGATTTATTTttcaaagaaggaaaaaaaaattcctcttTTCTTGGGGCACAATTTTTATTGGCCGAGTAGGAACGCGGAATTGTGAGGTGGAGAGTATGTGGAAAGATTTTTGTGAGTCCTTCGATGCTTCTTTTTGGTGGTTAGGATTCGTTGGGGAGTTGAAGTAACATTCTTTGGCGGATTGCTTTCGCGGTAGGTAGTCGTGGGCTGAAGTCGGATTCACGTGTGCCTTGAATTTGCCTTTGCGTTCGGTCTTGCCGCGGTTTTCCTCGCCTTGTTATTTTGCGGTCTCTCGATTAAAGCGTCTCTCCTCATTGTAAAGGTCTCGGTTTTATCCGTTTCTTCCATTGTCTTTTGACTCTCTTAATATATCGCAATCAGCTTTTGGCTCTATCGCTAGTTCTTGAAAATCATAATCTAGTAATCAACGACTATTGGCGATTATCTTTTAGTTGCCTGAATCGAGCTATGCCAAGTTGCATGTTTGTAAAAAGGTCTTCTTTTATCAAATTAGAAGTAATCTGAGTTAGGTATTGTTATTTCGATGGTAATAAAATTATGGTAATTTGGTTACCACCGACCAGTTGGTTTTGCTTAGAAGTAACTTGCCTCTCACTTGTACCTTTGCGAATTTTGGTGAACAGAAATATGGTCGGAACTTCTGTTGGTTGATGTAATTTGGTAGGTCCAGTCCAGTTAAATTTGCCCGAACAGTTTAATATTTGGGGGGGTTATTTCTTAGGAGAATGTTGAGTTTGGCTCATCAAAGTCTGATGGCCTCTGAGAGTCATcacttgtttctttcatcatgtGTTGTTTCATATGAAAGTGGTGAATTTATGAGTTTGACTGATCATGGTAGCGGATAACTTACATCCAAATGTTATTTTGCAGCAATTCCATGAATGGTTGGTCTGCAAAGCAAGGAAGAAGCCAAGGAGCCCGTCGTGGTCCTCTCAAGAGGAAGATCATGGGCAGCGCCTTGAAGCGAAGCTTCTGGCAGCTGAGCAGAAAAGGTAATGAAAAAACAGGACCTGATATTGTCTATTATTTAGCTTCATTCAAATAGAGGGAGCATTTGATACTAATATATAGGTATGAATCATGCAGGTTAAGCCTCTTGGCAAAGGCACAGAATCGGTTGGCCAAGTTGGATGAACTCCGACAAGCTGCTAAGAATGATGTGGAAACGCGGTTTGAGAAGGAAAGGGAAGAACTTGAGACCAGGGTTGAGTCTCGTGTCCGGCAGGCAGAGGAGAACCGCATGCACCTTCTGCATACCCATATGCAGAAAAGGGCTGCACTGAAGGAGAGAATAGCGAGGTCCCTGGTGCGGAAGGCAACTTTAGAGAGCAATTACATGGAGCAGGTGCGGTGTGCAATTCTGCAAAAGCGTGCTGCTGCTGAGAAGAAACGGCTGAGGTTGTTGGAAGCTGAAAAGACGAAGGCTCAAGCTAGGCTTTTGCATATCCAAAAAGCTGCCATGACTGTATGCAGCCAGAGAGAAACAGAGAGGAGAAAACTGAAAGAACAGCTGGAAACCAAACTTCAGAGGGTATGTGTTCTCACAGATGTGCTAATGCTATAGTCCTTCAATTCTATGTTCTCGCAGATGTGCTAATGCTATAGTCCTTCAATTCTATGTTCTCGCAGATGTGCTAATGCTATAGTCCTTCAATTCTATTTCTTACACCATTGATTATCTTCTTATTGCAGGCAAAAAGGCAGAGAGCTGAGTATTTGAAGCAGCGAGGAAGTCCTCGCAATTCTGCCCATGCTGATTACATCAAGCACACAGATTTTCTTTCAAGAAAGCTGGCAAGGTACTGCTGTCCTACGATGCATCTTTGGAATAATTGTTTGGTTGGGTGAGTGCAATTAATCTGAATCTTTTGTTCATTGCGTTGTTTTTCAGATGCTGGAGAAGATTTGTCAAGTCTAAGAAGACAACGCTTACATTGGTTCAAGCTTATGATGCCTTGGGAATAAATGAGAAGTCTGTCAAGTCTATGCCATTTGAAAAATTAGCTATGTCAATGGAATCGCCTGCAGTTCTTCAGGCTACAAAGGCATTGCTTGACCGGTTGGAGAGGCGTTTTGTGCTTTCCCAGTCAGCAGGTTTGTCATCAGTGGAAAATGTTGACCACCTACTGAAACGCCTTGGATCTCCCCCAAAGAGGAAGGTACCTCCGAGCAGAGAGGGAAGAAGGGTATCGGCAAAAAGATCGGCAAGAAGTTCTGACACAAGCAAATTGTCTAGATACTCACTGAGGGTGGTCCTCTGTGCTTACATGATACTGGCTCATCCAAGTGCTGTTTTAAGTGGGCAAGGTGAGCGGGAAAAGCAACTTATGGAGTCAGCAGCAAATTTTGTCAAGGAGTTCGAGCTGTTGATTAAGATAATACTTGATGGACCAGGGCGGTCATCCCTAggtactgctgctgctgaatCATCTAAATGCCAGACGTCTTCTGATGTTACTGATCAGAGGAAATTCAGAACTCAGTTGGCTAATTTCGACAAGGCTTGGTGCACTTATCTTTACCACTTTGTGGTGTGGAAAGTAAAAGATGCAAGATTATTGGAGGAAGATCTTGTCAGGGCTGCATGCAAGCTTGAGCTGTCAATGATGCAAACATGCAAGCTTACCGCGGAGGGGCAGTCGTCAAATAATCTTTCTCATGATATGAAGGCAATTCAGAAGCAAGTTATTGATGACCAAAAGCTCCTGCGAGAGAAGGTTCAGCACTTGAGTGGCGATGCTGGCATTGAGCGGATGAACTCTGCTCTTTCAGATACAAGGTCAAAGTTCTTTGAAGCACAGGAGAATGGAAGTCCATTAGCAACACCTGTTGCAAACGTGTCTACCCCTTTGAGCATCAATTCATCTCGCCAGGTCCCACTTTCTGAGGTTAATGAGAATCCCAGTACCAATGCTGTAGGATCAAGTTCTGTTGTCCGTTCTTTGTTTGGTGCTTCTTCGTCGTCAGACAGTACATCGCTGGTGAAGCTGCTGACAGAGAATGAGCAAATGGTCAATGAGATGCTTCATGAGGATGACAATACTTTTGCCAGAAGGTCTGACAGTGCTGGTACTGCTGAGAAGGATTTCCAGGCAAAAGTGAGAGAAACCATGGAGAAAGCTTTCTGGGATGTGGTTACCGACTCCATGAGAGGAGACAAGCCTGACTACAGTCAATTGATCAACCTAGTGAAGGAAGTGAGGGATTCGTTACATGAGTTGGCTCCCAAGGGGTGGAAGGAGGAAATTCTTGAGAATATTGACCTCGAAATTCTGTCTCAGGTAAGAGTTCAGTTTTGTTATGCCATGGTCTAATTTCGTCACAAACTAGCTTTCTTATGTTATACTCATGACATCTAAGCTAATTTTGTTCTTTTCCATTGAAAGGTTCTTGAATCAGGCTCCCAGGACGCACAATATTTGGGGCTAATTTTGCAGTACTCCCTGGATATGGTACGCAAACTATCTGCTCCTGCAAAGGAGGATGAAATGAAGAAAAGCCATGACAAATTATTGAGTGAGTTGGCTGCAAGTTCTGAAGTTAATGACAATGGCATCAACTCATTTGTCATTGCTGTCATCAAGGGCCTGCGTTTCATTCTGGAAGAAATAAGGGTTTGCTCCTTGTTAACACACTAAAAAATGATTTCTCATAAAAAAGAATATTTCCTAGAATTAATTGCACTTTGTATCTGTGGTATTCTGACAAACAGCAAACATTATCCTTTGAAAAACAGGAGCTGCAAGTAGAAGTGAGTAAGGCGCACATTCAATTGATGCAACCAATCATAGAAGGCTCTGCTGGAGTGGAGTACCTGCAGAAGGCTTTCGCTGATCACTATGGGCCTCCTACCAGTGCATCAGCTTCTCTCCCTGTAACTCTGCAATGGATTTCAACATTGAAGAACATTGTGGAGCAAGAATGGAGTGAACATTTGGAGTCTCTTTCAATTTTGCCACCAGCAGAGCATGTAAGTTCGGAAGAGCACAAGAGCATTGCCATTAGTAGCATAGCAGCATTCGAGTTGTTTTTATCTGTGGCCTGACACTAATTTTAATCCTTCATGGCAGGCTCCGCCCCTTGTTACAGTACTCCGAGCTGGTCACGGAGCTCCAGTGGGGcaaccatcttcttcatctgcaGCAGGAAGTTCTTGGCAACCAGAGTGCAACGGTGAGAAGCTTGACAAGCTGATAAGGATTGGCCTGTTGCATCTTATCAGTAGCATGGAGGGCTTGCAAATGCAGTCTACTCCTGAGAGCTTCCAGGTTAATTTACTGAGATTGAGGGCCGTGCAAGGACAATTTCAACAAGTGATTGTGATAGCCACAAGCATGCTCGTTATGCGTCAAGTTCTGATGAGCGAGAACTCGAAGGCCACTCCTTTAGAACTGGAAAATGCCGTCTCAGAACTATTCAAGGCTCTTGTGAAGGTACTGGACAACTCCCCTGATGCTGGCACTGAAGAGATCGTGGAGGCGATGATGAGCTCATCAGCCTCAGTTGGCTCACCGTCAGATGAGAAGATTCAGACCAGGAGGCAGATAATAACCCGGGTGTTCCTCAAGAGCCTCCAGCCCAGCGACGTGGTCTTCAAGAAGGTTTCACGGTCCGTCTACTGTGCCTTCCGCGGTGTCGTCCTAGGTGGCAGCGGCCCCAAGGGCCAGAAGCTGGCCGATGCAGCATTGCGCCGCATCTGTGCGGCGAAGCTCGTTGACAAGGTGGTGAAAGCCTCTGAGGTGCTGATCAAGGTGGTAACAGTATCAGAGAAGGTCCATGCCCCATGGTACAAAGCTCTTATGTGATGCATGTGCATAGTTTGGTTCTTTTGTGAATATGTACAAAGCTCTTATGTGAATTCCTGTCCCACTGGGTGAGGTGGGAAAAGATGGCGTTGTACAGCAATTTATAGGTGTTGGTCAGTAGGCAGGCAGTTCAGGATGTGTAAGAATTCTTGGTGTAGGGCGAACATGGATGTCCCTGCACCAGAATTTAGTCAGGGTTTGTTCGGAGATGCTAAAAATTGCATCTGGGGATGTGTATTGTGACGCAGTCGTCGTTTTTAGTACTGAATAATGTAAATAACTAAGGGTTATTTATGCTGTGTATATTTCTCTTGTTTCGGCTGAGGGAAGACTTGAATTTGGTTGGAATGTGCATTACCGTATTCTTCAAAGAGTATCCAGCGAGGATCTTAGCTCCTTCCCACTTATTAGGCCATGCTCCATATTTGCTATCTCCTTCATCGAAAAAGAAATTCGAGAAAGAAGAATATGTATTAATGTATGGTAAACTTATGGAAcgcatagtttttttttaaaaaaaaaaaccaaggcGATccataaatttatttatttacaagAGTTACATCGTTCACAAGATTACATAGGATGAAATCTGAAAGCTCCTCTAACTAAACTAATGCTTCTTCAATACTACAGCATTTTCTTGTCAAGTTATGCGCTACATCATTTACCTCACTTGAACAATATTTGAAGATCGTCTTGGAGAAAGATAGAGCCTAGAGCCTAGCTTCTTCAATGTAGATTGTTCCAGGGGCTCTTGAACTGCTTGAGTCACAACCAATATGATTAGCAAGCAAAAGATCATTACGTTGCCTCTGATTCCACTGCAAAAGGTCCTATTGTATAGACAGCCGGCCAGCAAGCAGTAGCTAAGAAACCATCCCTTTCATCTCGGATTACTGCACTAACGCCTTCACGCTCAGATTCTTCATGAAAGTACCCATCAGTATTCAGTTTTACAAAGCCTTTTGTGGTCTCATCTCCTTTGTGTTATCCAGTTTTTTTCAGTGTCTGTTCCTTTGTGTTGAAACTAGTATGCTCCTTATGAAACGCATAGTTGCTTTACAAGGCCCAGGGAGTAAGATGGTGCGAACGATCCTGATGTAATAATATAGTCGCAGCGTCATGTTCGTCTGTGTCCAGAGACAAGCAACCACGATTTACACAACGAACACCTCATAAAGACGTAACTAGGACACAAACTAGAAAGATAATGTAACTGTAGCTCTTACAAGGATGGCATCAATTAGCATG harbors:
- the LOC133888918 gene encoding uncharacterized protein LOC133888918 gives rise to the protein MVGAREPVAMEIPAEEGSAARTPPRRIRRRLLEGGRGCGAPASVEEIEARLREAELRRQQFHEWLVCKARKKPRSPSWSSQEEDHGQRLEAKLLAAEQKRLSLLAKAQNRLAKLDELRQAAKNDVETRFEKEREELETRVESRVRQAEENRMHLLHTHMQKRAALKERIARSLVRKATLESNYMEQVRCAILQKRAAAEKKRLRLLEAEKTKAQARLLHIQKAAMTVCSQRETERRKLKEQLETKLQRAKRQRAEYLKQRGSPRNSAHADYIKHTDFLSRKLARCWRRFVKSKKTTLTLVQAYDALGINEKSVKSMPFEKLAMSMESPAVLQATKALLDRLERRFVLSQSAGLSSVENVDHLLKRLGSPPKRKVPPSREGRRVSAKRSARSSDTSKLSRYSLRVVLCAYMILAHPSAVLSGQGEREKQLMESAANFVKEFELLIKIILDGPGRSSLGTAAAESSKCQTSSDVTDQRKFRTQLANFDKAWCTYLYHFVVWKVKDARLLEEDLVRAACKLELSMMQTCKLTAEGQSSNNLSHDMKAIQKQVIDDQKLLREKVQHLSGDAGIERMNSALSDTRSKFFEAQENGSPLATPVANVSTPLSINSSRQVPLSEVNENPSTNAVGSSSVVRSLFGASSSSDSTSLVKLLTENEQMVNEMLHEDDNTFARRSDSAGTAEKDFQAKVRETMEKAFWDVVTDSMRGDKPDYSQLINLVKEVRDSLHELAPKGWKEEILENIDLEILSQVLESGSQDAQYLGLILQYSLDMVRKLSAPAKEDEMKKSHDKLLSELAASSEVNDNGINSFVIAVIKGLRFILEEIRELQVEVSKAHIQLMQPIIEGSAGVEYLQKAFADHYGPPTSASASLPVTLQWISTLKNIVEQEWSEHLESLSILPPAEHAPPLVTVLRAGHGAPVGQPSSSSAAGSSWQPECNGEKLDKLIRIGLLHLISSMEGLQMQSTPESFQVNLLRLRAVQGQFQQVIVIATSMLVMRQVLMSENSKATPLELENAVSELFKALVKVLDNSPDAGTEEIVEAMMSSSASVGSPSDEKIQTRRQIITRVFLKSLQPSDVVFKKVSRSVYCAFRGVVLGGSGPKGQKLADAALRRICAAKLVDKVVKASEVLIKVVTVSEKVHAPWYKALM